Proteins from one Microcaecilia unicolor chromosome 2, aMicUni1.1, whole genome shotgun sequence genomic window:
- the LOC115461992 gene encoding olfactory receptor 5V1-like, protein MEERNGTIILDFILLGDQYLLKHSTLLFALLLIIYNLSLMGNSLILFIIKMDSRLHTPMYFFLSNLSLLEILYISTTVPIILAISLGHDKTISVQGCLVQIFFMHFLGCSESFLLAAMAYDRFVAICMPLHYGMLMKKSICFQLAASCWVSGFLEAFVLTVLTSKLTFCGPNKVANFFCDIPPLLKLACTDTHTTETMLNLAVIMVVFLPFSFIVMSYVLVITNILKIRSAKGRQKAFSTCAAHLTVVSLFYGTIIITYFSPASGSASNKNKLVSLVYTVLTPMLNPLIYSLRNNEVKEALKKVFGQKCVTLGTRTIA, encoded by the coding sequence atgGAAGAAAGGAATGGAACTATTATATTAGATTTCATCCTACTGGGAGATCAGTATCTTCTAAAGCATTCAACACTTCTGTTTGCCCTGCTGCTGATCATCTACAACCTGAGCCTAATGGGAAACTCCCTCATTCTCTTTATCATCAAAATGGACTCCCGCCTCCATACTCCTATGTACTTCTTCCTCTCTAACTTGTCCCTCCTGGAAATCCTCTATATTTCAACCACTGTACCCATCATTCTAGCCATCTCTTTGGGCCATGATAAAACAATCTCTGTCCAAGGCTGCTTGGTACAAATCTTCTTTATGCATTTCTTGGGGTGCTCAGAAAGCTTTTTATTGGCCGCAATGGCATATGATAGATTTGTGGCCATCTGTATGCCACTGCATTATGGCATGCTGATGAAGAAGAGCATCTGCTTTCAGCTGGCTGCTAGTTGCTGGGTCTCTGGTTTCCTGGAAGCCTTCGTGCTGACTGTGCTGACATCTAAGTTGACCTTCTGTGGCCCAAATAAAGTGGCCAATTTCTTTTGTGATATTCCACCACTTTTGAAACTGGCATGCACAGACACTCACACCACTGAGACCATGCTTAATTTGGCAGTTATTATGGTGGTCTTCTTACCATTTTCTTTTATAGTAATGTCTTATGTTTTGGTCATCACAAACATACTAAAGATCCGTTCTGCTAAAGGCCGGCAGAAGGCCTTCTCCACCTGTGCAGCCCATCTTACTGTTGTCAGCTTGTTTTATGGAACAATTATCATCACATATTTCAGCCCTGCCTCTGGCTCTGCCTCCAATAAAAACAAGCTGGTCTCTTTGGTGTATACAGTCCTCACACCCATGCTGAATCCCCTTATCTATAGCCTAAGAAACAATGAAGTCAAAGAAGCTCTGAAAAAAGTATTTGGCCAAAAATGTGTAACTTTAGGTACCAGGACAATAGCATAA